The Manihot esculenta cultivar AM560-2 chromosome 1, M.esculenta_v8, whole genome shotgun sequence genome has a window encoding:
- the LOC110613166 gene encoding HIPL1 protein-like isoform X2 yields the protein MPVQSCVSFPKSKIQTVWNLCLRWMIQVRLMGRERADLWQSKTDFCEAFGRASADGLCFNGEPVTLNNTGSPSPPAGLCLEKIGNGSYLTMVGHPDGSNRAFFSSQPGKIWLATIPEEGSGGILEIDESNPFIDLTDEVYFNSEIGLLGMTFHPNFAQNGRFFASFICDKFRWPGCVGRCSCNSDVHCDPSMLVSDNGVQPCQYHIVVAEYSVNNTAVEASLATAAKSLEVRRILAMGLRGKKGERRELVSGLILSLLHQLRIQQVIQWQ from the exons ATGCCGGTTCAATCATGTGTTTCCTTTCCGAAAAGCAAAATCCAAACTGTATGGAATTTGTGCTTGAGGTGGATGATACAG GTACGTTTAATGGGTAGAGAGAGAGCTGATCTCTGGCAATCAAAAACGGATTTTTGCGAAGCATTTGGCAGAGCATCTGCTGATGGATTATGTTTCAATGGTGAACCTGTTACCCTCAATAACACTGGTTCACCGAGTCCCCCAGCTGGTTTGTGCCTCGAGAAAATTGGAAATGGATCTTACCTCACTATGGTTGGTCATCCTGATGGCTCTAACCGTGCATTCTTCTCCAGCCAACCGGGTAAGATTTGGTTGGCAACTATTCCTGAAGAAGGATCTGGAGGAATTCTGGAAATTGATGAGTCCAATCCTTTCATTGATCTAACGGATGAGGTTTATTTTAATAGTGAAATTGGGTTGTTGGGTATGACATTTCATCCAAACTTTGCACAAAATGGCCGGTTCTTCGCTTCATTTATTTGTGACAAGTTCAGGTGGCCAGGATGTGTTGGAAGATGTTCATGTAATTCAGATGTGCATTGTGATCCTTCAATGCTGGTTTCTGATAATGGTGTCCAGCCATGCCAATATCATATTGTTGTTGCAGAGTATTCTGTAAACAACACAGCAGTTGAAGCTTCCTTG GCCACAGCTGCCAAATCATTGGAAGTTAGAAGGATACTTGCAATGGGCCTTCGTGGAAAAAAAGGAGAGAGGAGGGAACTTGTCTCAGGTTTAATACTTTCCTTATTGCATCAGCTGAGAATCCAACAAGTAATACAATGGCAGTGA
- the LOC110613157 gene encoding pentatricopeptide repeat-containing protein At3g62470, mitochondrial, producing MFLTLKEPAKFFVLSRRFVQSQPHSSFHGQIYSTEKLLSLDEIRRGGGKRWRGQQVCLPDGGSLPMCRLFHSSPHSSLYSSHCQVPFLLPHSSSLSHLQENLSLVTKSRSINYSETSPLPSVYTRGKLIELAARSFSCFTSAGADSDAEIDENYESDNCGSDDEGAGIKSSADPVEVDRVCKVIDELFALDRNMEAVLDECGINLSHDLVIDVLRRFRHARKPAFRFFCWAGQKQGFSHDSRTYNSMMSILAKTRQFETMVSMLEEMGERGLLTMDTFSIAMRGFAVAKERKKAVGMFELMKKHKCKTGVETINSLLDSLGRAKLVKEAQVLFGKLEGRFTPNLRTYTVLLNGWCRVKNLMEAGRIWNEMIDKGFEPDIVAYNTMLEGLLRSKKRSDAVKLLMVMKAKGPSPDVRSYTILIRDLCKHSKMKDAIEYFDEMVDSGCKPDAVVYTCLITGFGNQKRMDMVHDLLKEMKEKGCPPDGRTYNALIKLMTSRKMPDNAVGIYKKMIQGGIEPTIHTYNMIMKSYFQMRNYEMGQVVWDEMIRKGCCPDDNSYTVLIRGLISQGRSEEACEYLEEMLEKGMKTPQLDYNKFVCDLSRAGKPDMLEELAQKLKFSGKFEVSNVLASWAEMMKKRVKRSDLG from the coding sequence ATGTTTCTCACTTTAAAAGAGCCCGCCAAATTTTTTGTCCTGAGCCGTCGTTTCGTGCAATCCCAACCGCATTCAAGTTTCCATGGCCAAATCTACTCCACCGAGAAGCTTCTCTCTCTCGACGAGATACGAAGAGGAGGGGGAAAACGATGGAGAGGACAGCAAGTGTGCCTTCCTGATGGTGGCTCTCTGCCCATGTGTCGTTTGTTTCATTCTTCTCCTCATAGTAGTCTTTATAGTTCTCATTGTCAAGTTCCATTTCTTTTGCCACACTCCTCTTCGCTCTCTCATCTTCAAGAAAACTTGTCACTAGTTACAAAATCCAGAAGTATTAATTATTCTGAAACCTCACCATTGCCGAGTGTCTATACACGTGGAAAATTAATTGAGTTAGCTGCTAGGAGTTTTTCTTGCTTCACCAGCGCTGGAGCAGATTCAGATGCTGAAATTGATGAAAATTATGAGAGTGATAACTGTGGAAGTGATGATGAAGGTGCAGGTATTAAGTCGAGTGCAGATCCTGTGGAGGTCGATAGGGTATGCAAGGTGATCGATGAATTGTTCGCGTTGGATCGCAACATGGAGGCAGTTCTTGATGAATGTGGTATCAATTTGTCGCATGATCTGGTGATAGACGTACTGAGAAGATTTCGTCATGCTAGAAAACCGGCATTCCGGTTCTTCTGTTGGGCTGGGCAAAAGCAAGGTTTTTCCCATGATTCCAGGACTTACAACTCGATGATGAGTATACTTGCAAAGACTAGACAGTTTGAGACTATGGTTTCAATGCTCGAAGAAATGGGGGAGAGAGGGCTTTTGACAATGGATACATTTTCGATTGCAATGAGAGGTTTTGCTGTTGCCAAGGAGCGGAAAAAGGCTGTTGGAATGTTTGAGTTAATGAAGAAGCACAAATGTAAAACGGGGGTTGAGACTATCAATTCTTTGCTTGATAGCCTTGGAAGGGCCAAGCTTGTAAAAGAAGCGCAAGTCCTTTTTGGGAAGTTGGAAGGCAGGTTTACACCAAATTTGAGGACTTATACAGTGTTGCTCAATGGTTGGTGCCGGGTGAAGAATTTGATGGAGGCAGGAAGAATTTGGAATGAGATGATTGATAAGGGGTTTGAGCCTGACATTGTTGCATATAATACAATGCTTGAAGGGCTATTAAGGAGTAAGAAGAGGTCTGATGCGGTTAAATTGCTGATGGTCATGAAGGCCAAGGGCCCATCACCTGATGTTCGGAGCTATACGATTTTGATTCGGGATCTATGCAAGCACTCAAAGATGAAAGACGCCATTGAATATTTTGATGAGATGGTTGATTCTGGCTGCAAGCCAGATGCTGTGGTTTACACATGCTTGATCACAGGGTTTGGGAATCAGAAGAGGATGGACATGGTTCATGACTTGTTGAAGGAGATGAAAGAAAAGGGTTGCCCCCCTGACGGCCGGACCTATAATGCCCTTATCAAGTTGATGACCAGTCGAAAAATGCCAGATAATGCTGTGGGAATTTACAAGAAGATGATTCAGGGTGGAATTGAACCTACGATTCACACTTACAACATGATCATGAAATCCTATTTTCAAATGAGGAACTATGAAATGGGTCAAGTGGTTTGGGATGAGATGATTAGGAAGGGGTGTTGCCCTGATGATAACTCCTATACTGTTCTCATTAGGGGGCTAATAAGCcagggaaggtcagaagaagctTGTGAATACTTGGAGGAGATGTTAGAGAAAGGAATGAAAACTCCCCAGCTTGACTACAACAAGTTTGTATGTGATTTGTCCAGAGCTGGGAAGCCTGATATGCTCGAAGAGTTGGCCCAAAAGTTGAAGTTCTCTGGAAAGTTTGAAGTTTCTAATGTTCTTGCTAGTTGGGCTGAAATGATGAAGAAGAGGGTTAAGAGAAGTGATTTGGGTTAA
- the LOC110613166 gene encoding HIPL1 protein-like isoform X1, with product MCFLSEKQNPNCMEFVLEVDDTGKGIPKRNKIQFLKILFKSKKQLLGKEALSQDLVRLMGRERADLWQSKTDFCEAFGRASADGLCFNGEPVTLNNTGSPSPPAGLCLEKIGNGSYLTMVGHPDGSNRAFFSSQPGKIWLATIPEEGSGGILEIDESNPFIDLTDEVYFNSEIGLLGMTFHPNFAQNGRFFASFICDKFRWPGCVGRCSCNSDVHCDPSMLVSDNGVQPCQYHIVVAEYSVNNTAVEASLATAAKSLEVRRILAMGLRGKKGERRELVSGLILSLLHQLRIQQVIQWQ from the exons ATGTGTTTCCTTTCCGAAAAGCAAAATCCAAACTGTATGGAATTTGTGCTTGAGGTGGATGATACAGGTAAAGGTATTCCAAAGAGAAACAAAATTcagtttttgaaaattttgttcaAGTCAAAGAAACAGCTCCTGGGGAAGGAGGCATTGTCTCAGGACTTG GTACGTTTAATGGGTAGAGAGAGAGCTGATCTCTGGCAATCAAAAACGGATTTTTGCGAAGCATTTGGCAGAGCATCTGCTGATGGATTATGTTTCAATGGTGAACCTGTTACCCTCAATAACACTGGTTCACCGAGTCCCCCAGCTGGTTTGTGCCTCGAGAAAATTGGAAATGGATCTTACCTCACTATGGTTGGTCATCCTGATGGCTCTAACCGTGCATTCTTCTCCAGCCAACCGGGTAAGATTTGGTTGGCAACTATTCCTGAAGAAGGATCTGGAGGAATTCTGGAAATTGATGAGTCCAATCCTTTCATTGATCTAACGGATGAGGTTTATTTTAATAGTGAAATTGGGTTGTTGGGTATGACATTTCATCCAAACTTTGCACAAAATGGCCGGTTCTTCGCTTCATTTATTTGTGACAAGTTCAGGTGGCCAGGATGTGTTGGAAGATGTTCATGTAATTCAGATGTGCATTGTGATCCTTCAATGCTGGTTTCTGATAATGGTGTCCAGCCATGCCAATATCATATTGTTGTTGCAGAGTATTCTGTAAACAACACAGCAGTTGAAGCTTCCTTG GCCACAGCTGCCAAATCATTGGAAGTTAGAAGGATACTTGCAATGGGCCTTCGTGGAAAAAAAGGAGAGAGGAGGGAACTTGTCTCAGGTTTAATACTTTCCTTATTGCATCAGCTGAGAATCCAACAAGTAATACAATGGCAGTGA
- the LOC110613176 gene encoding ribosomal RNA small subunit methyltransferase gives MAGGKIKKEKQKSVRAPSNHYQGGISFHKSKGQHILKNPLLVDTIVQKSGIKSTDVILEIGPGTGNLTKKLLEAGKMVIAVELDPRMVLELQRRFQGTPLSNRLKVIQGDVLKTDLPYFDICVANIPYQISSPLTFKLLNHQPSFRCAIIMFQREFAMRLVAQPGDTLYCRLSVNTQLYSRVFHLLKVGKNNFRPPPKVDSSVVRIEPRKPRPQVNPKEWDGFIRICFIRKNKTLGSIFRMKNVLSLLEKNYKTLQALQPSEDADAEMDISGLGDCKEDQSMDLDDGTDDEMEMEDGDADAEVSEFKEKVLSVLKEKNFYEKRSSKLSQEEFLYLLSRFNMAGIHFS, from the exons ATGGCCGGCggcaagatcaagaaagagaaGCAAAAGTCAGTTCGAGCACCGTCGAATCACTACCAAGGAGGCATATCCTTCCATAAATCCAAGGGGCAGCACATCCTCAAGAACCCGTTACTGGTGGATACCATTGTCCAGAAATCAGGTATCAAAAGCACCGATGTTATTCTTGAGATCGGTCCCGGTACCGGAAATCTTACCAAAAAGCTTCTTGAGGCCGGTAAAATGGTTATTGCTGTTGAACTTGACCCCCGTATGGTTCTGGAGCTCCAGCGCCGCTTTCAGGGCACCCCTTTATCCAATCGATTGAAG GTCATTCAGGGTGATGTGCTCAAGACTGATCTTCCCTACTTTGATATATGTGTGGCAAACATCCCTTACCAAATCTCCTCTCCCCTCACATTCAAATTACTGAATCACCAGCCTTCTTTTCGGTGTGCTATTATAATGTTTCAGAGGGAATTTGCAATGAGACTTGTTGCCCAGCCTGGAGACACACTGTATTGCCGGCTATCTGTGAACACCCAGCTCTATTCTAGAGTGTTTCACCTCCTCAAAGTTGGAAAGAATAATTTCAGGCCTCCCCCTAAAGTAGATTCGTCTGTAGTTAGAATTGAACCCAGGAAACCGCGTCCCCAAGTGAATCCAAAGGAATGGGATGGATTCATACGAATTTGTTTCATTAGAAAGAATAAGACTCTTGGCTCAATATTCAGGATGAAAAATGTTTTGTCTTTGCTGGAGAAGAACTACAAGACCCTGCAGGCATTACAGCCTTCTGAGGATGCTGATGCTGAGATGGATATTTCTGGACTGGGCGATTGTAAGGAGGATCAGAGCATGGACTTGGATGATGGAACAGATGATGAAATGGAGATGGAGGATGGTGATGCAGATGCTGAGGTGTCTgaattcaaagaaaaagttcTATCCGTGTTGAAAGAGAAAAACTTTTATGAGAAAAGGTCCTCAAAACTCTCACAAGAGGAGTTCTTGTACCTGCTCTCTCGGTTCAATATGGCTGGCATACATTTCTCTTGA